The DNA segment AAATTTGACAGACCCGAGAAAATAAATAGTGTACTTTTCTTACGATTCTCTctttcgttctctctctctctctctctctctctctctctttacttCATTTCATAATCAGGCATCCGTGAGCACGTGCAAAAACACTCGTAATATTGAGTTCTGTCCAAGTCCATCGGGAAATATTGCGGCGTAAGTATCGACGATTCTGCAccatcaataaaattaattagtttcgCGATTACACGAATACATTTTTCGAGATCAATTACGGTGGACGATTTAAAGTCCATGTCGCTACAAAATTCGATGAGGCCTGATGAACTTGGCAGTCAGTTAATCTAAGAATGTATCTCGTTACAATGGAATATGAAGTGATAGATCTGGAGTCACACACATGGACGCGgtgagaataaaataaaatttgcaatgtAGAAAAGAGTGCCTTGTGTGAATACCCGTGGTCCGTTTTTCAGTCATATTTAACTCGCGCGAGGATCGTGAAAAAGAGTCCGGTTCTAAAAAACAGTCCGGAAGAGGAAGGGAGGGCAGGACTCGCTCGAGGTTGCACTCAGGTCggtttatttcttctttttccgcGGTTTGTCCTGCGGCGCCGGCAAATTTTCCTTTCGTTTCGACGTCGGCTTCGTTCCTACGTTGCCGcccttcttcttcctctcctGCCTCTCGCGCTCCTCGAGTTCCTGATTCTCGCGTTCGATCAGGGTTATCAGGGTGTTGCAGCGACGTTGCAGTTCCAAGGCGGTGCGGGATTTGACGAACCAGTCGAAGCGGAACTGCGGCGCCGATCTCACCGTGGCGCGCAGCTCCTCATACACGTTCTCCTTGTCGAAGCCGAGTTTGTGCAGCATGCAGACGAGAAATCTGTCCTCCTCCTCGGTGTAATTCTTGCCCTTGTTCGTGCCGTAGGCTATCCTGAGCTGGTGAAAAGGCGCTCGGTATCTGGCCATCTTCGCGTCTAGCGCTTTTTTGATGCCGGCGCGTCTCTGTATCTTGGCCTCGCCACGCTCGATTTGTGCCATCACGCGGTCTATGTCTTGAAGCTCGTGGCAGCGTTCCCAGAAGACGGCCGAGTATTCCATGACTTCCTCCGGGGTCTTCCCTTCGACCTCCTTCGCTATGTTCTCAATGTCGTCGCGACCATACTTCTCGTTCGCCTTGATGAACTGATTGAAGTCCCGCTTGGTCCAGTTGGTGAAACCCTGGAGCAGCAGCTTCTCCTTCTCGGTGACCTCCTCGTCGGTGAGCGGCTGGGCGTCGTCGATCTTGCGTTGCTCCTCCTTCTGAATTCGGGCGGCGTCCGACCCGAGCTCGGGATTCTTTGGGACTTTGTAGCCGACCGTTTGcctaaagtaataaatttccTGGTCCAGTAGCTCGAAAAGTCGCGGCGGGAAGAACTGGAAGTCCTGCACAATCGGCTGCTTCGGCGGTCTCGGAGCTTTCGGTGCCTTTGGCTCCGACACCCTCAACGCCTCCCTGAAATACGCATCGACGGCGTAATTGGCCTTACGCTCGCGTTTCGGCGGCTCGATCCAGTTGCCTATCCCAAGGATCTTCTGTTTCTCACGGTAATCCTCGCCCTCGAACTGATACACGGAGTCCGTCGGCGCATCGACAGTGAAATTGCGTAGCGAGGATTCCCCGAGACTCTCGAGTTTCTGCTTCATCTCCTCCGTTTTGGCCTCGCCCTTCTGCAGTATCGTGTCTATGTCCTCGTCGGTGATGGCGCTGTCCTTGGACGCAAACACCTCGTTCGCGCCGTGCCTGATCATGTTCAGCATCTCGTCTTTGTTCAACGCCTGCTGCTTCGCGTCGACCAGCCGTCCCTGCTGGATAACGAGCTTGTCCAGGCGCAGCTTGACCTCGGCCCGCTCGACAATCTTCTCCTCCACCGTGTTCTCCGTGATGAATCTGAAGACGCGCACCTGCTTCTGCTGGCCGATACGATGCGCGCGATCCATTGCCTGCAAGTCCATCTGTGGATTCCAGTCGGAATCGTAAATAATGACTACGTCGGCGGTCGCCAGGTTGATGCCCAGACCGCCGGCGCGTGTCGACAGCATGAAGATAAACTTCTCGCTGTGGGGCGCGTTGTACTCGTTAATCTGCCGCTGCCGGTCCTCGTGAGCGGTGTTGCCATCCAGCCGGCAATACTGAAAGCAGCGCCAGTGGCAGTAGTCCTCCAGGATATCCAGCATCCTCGTCATCTGGCTGAAAATCAAAACTCGCGAATCCTGCTGTTGCAGCTTCGGCAGCAGTTTGTCGAGTATCACCATTTTACCGCAATTGTAGACTAGGTGCTCGTCGGTGGTGTACGGTGGCCCGGGCTCGGCGCCGTCGAACAGGTACGGATGGTTGCAGCACTTGCGCAGCTGCATCAAGATGTTCTGCAGCCTCATCTTCTCAATTTTCCCAGCGCCATTCACGATATCTATGTCCTTCATCAGCACTTTGGTATACCATTCCCTCTGCATCTTGCTTAAGCCGATGTACACCTTGATCTCCTTCTTGGGCTTGAGTCCCTTCTCCACCTCGGACTTCAGACGCCTTAGGAGAAACGGTCTTAGAACAGCGTGTAACC comes from the Monomorium pharaonis isolate MP-MQ-018 chromosome 9, ASM1337386v2, whole genome shotgun sequence genome and includes:
- the LOC105836092 gene encoding LOW QUALITY PROTEIN: chromatin-remodeling complex ATPase chain Iswi (The sequence of the model RefSeq protein was modified relative to this genomic sequence to represent the inferred CDS: substituted 1 base at 1 genomic stop codon), which translates into the protein MSKPDENADTGDTGDNSNGSSAETTSSRGGDFETKLETDRSKRFDYLLKQTEIFSHFMTNNQKDKAGSPLKIRAGRPRKQQPENVPKSDTTGDHRHRKTEQEEDEELLAESNASVTPTTRFESSPHYIKSGELRDYQIRGLNWMISLYEHGINGILADEMGLGKTLQTISLLGYMKHFRNIPGPHIVIVPKSTLANWMNEFKKWCPSLRAVCLIGDAETRNTFIRDVMMPGEWDVCVTSYEMVIKEKSVFKKFNWRYMVIDEAHRIKNEKSKLSEILREFKTTNRLLLTGTPLQNNLHELWSLLNFLLPDVFNSSDDFDSWFNTNSFLGDNSLVERLHAVLRPFLLRRLKSEVEKGLKPKKEIKVYIGLSKMQREWYTKVLMKDIDIVNGAGKIEKMRLQNILMQLRKCCNHPYLFDGAEPGPPYTTDEHLVYNCGKMVILDKLLPKLQQQDSRVLIFSQMTRMLDILEDYCHWRCFQYCRLDGNTAHEDRQRQINEYNAPHSEKFIFMLSTRAGGLGINLATADVVIIYDSDWNPQMDLQAMDRAHRIGQQKQVRVFRFITENTVEEKIVERAEVKLRLDKLVIQQGRLVDAKQQALNKDEMLNMIRHGANEVFASKDSAITDEDIDTILQKGEAKTEEMKQKLESLGESSLRNFTVDAPTDSVYQFEGEDYREKQKILGIGNWIEPPKRERKANYAVDAYFREALRVSEPKAPKAPRPPKQPIVQDFQFFPPRLFELLDQEIYYFRQTVGYKVPKNPELGSDAARIQKEEQRKIDDAQPLTDEEVTEKEKLLLQGFTNWTKRDFNQFIKANEKYGRDDIENIAKEVEGKTPEEVMEYSAVFWERCHELQDIDRVMAQIERGEAKIQRRAGIKKALDAKMARYRAPFHQLRIAYGTNKGKNYTEEEDRFLVCMLHKLGFDKENVYEELRATVRSAPQFRFDWFVKSRTALELQRRCNTLITLIERENQELEERERQERKKKGGNVGTKPTSKRKENLPAPQDKPRKKKKXTDLSATSSESCPPFLFRTVF